A window of Paremcibacter congregatus contains these coding sequences:
- a CDS encoding ABC transporter permease — translation MGDLYLIFKNVTRKKLRLFLTLFATFIAFMIYGVLMAFQMALDSGVELSADDRLIVVNKVNFTQPLPLSYVTRIRSVEGVAESAHMSWFGGYYQDPKNFMPMFAVEQDRFLDVYDEIVIPDAQRKAWLQNRQGLLIGESVAKRFGWKVGDRVPISSNIFSRKTGGQTWDFDIEAIYRGADPSFDTSGVYFHFKYFDEARTFGQNQTGFVAVRTEDPALNEQVIKAIDDQFANSFFETETVPEKAFNKAFIEQLGNIALIIQFVVLAAFFIILVIVGNSMALAIRERTNEIAVMKTLGFRSGRIFRMVLGESFLVAILGGGLGVLASVALTRLITENVATLPPLIMKPEIFLSAAGYILLLGFVTGILPALSAWRLNIITALSR, via the coding sequence ATGGGCGACCTTTATCTGATCTTCAAAAATGTGACCCGGAAAAAACTGCGCCTGTTTCTCACTCTGTTTGCAACCTTCATTGCATTTATGATTTACGGGGTGTTGATGGCATTCCAGATGGCGCTGGATTCCGGGGTGGAACTGTCGGCCGATGATCGTCTGATCGTGGTCAACAAGGTGAATTTCACCCAACCCCTGCCGTTGTCTTATGTCACCCGCATCCGTAGTGTTGAAGGGGTTGCCGAGAGCGCGCATATGAGCTGGTTTGGCGGCTATTATCAGGATCCAAAGAATTTTATGCCCATGTTTGCGGTTGAACAGGACCGTTTCCTTGATGTTTATGATGAAATCGTCATACCGGATGCCCAACGAAAAGCCTGGCTACAGAACCGGCAAGGCCTGCTGATCGGGGAAAGCGTCGCCAAACGGTTCGGCTGGAAAGTGGGAGACCGGGTTCCGATTTCGTCGAATATCTTTTCCAGAAAAACCGGAGGACAGACCTGGGATTTCGATATAGAGGCGATTTACCGGGGTGCCGATCCTTCCTTTGACACCAGTGGTGTGTATTTTCATTTCAAATATTTTGATGAGGCGCGTACTTTTGGTCAGAACCAGACGGGCTTTGTTGCGGTTCGTACAGAAGACCCCGCGTTAAATGAACAGGTGATCAAGGCCATTGATGACCAGTTCGCCAATTCTTTCTTTGAAACCGAAACGGTGCCGGAAAAAGCCTTTAACAAGGCTTTTATCGAACAATTGGGCAATATCGCCCTGATCATCCAGTTTGTCGTTCTGGCGGCTTTCTTTATCATTCTGGTGATTGTCGGGAATAGCATGGCGCTCGCCATTCGGGAAAGAACAAACGAGATTGCAGTGATGAAAACTCTTGGGTTCAGGTCGGGGCGTATTTTCCGTATGGTGCTGGGCGAATCCTTTCTGGTGGCGATCCTTGGGGGCGGGCTCGGGGTATTGGCGTCTGTCGCACTTACCCGTTTGATCACGGAAAATGTTGCGACCTTGCCGCCCTTGATTATGAAGCCGGAAATATTCCTGTCCGCGGCGGGGTATATTCTTCTACTGGGCTTTGTCACCGGGATACTGCCGGCCCTGTCGGCTTGGCGCCTGAACATTATCACCGCATTATCGCGTTAA
- a CDS encoding metal-dependent hydrolase family protein — protein MSMIVLSNVDIFDGVSPEIMENHHVVIADGRIKEITHREVQLPGAHHISGQGKTLMPGLIDAHYHACLVQVQGYNMTTLPPSLLYPAASNLLENSLQRGFTSVRDAGGADFGLAEATRTGLIKGPRIFYSGRPLTQTGGHGEMRAKVHEEPCLCASHQAHMVAVVDGEDAVRKAVREEFRKGADQIKIMLNGGVSTDADPVWLCQFTDDEIRAAVDEAERRRSYVMAHVYLDKQIRKAVELGIRTMEHGNFLTLDTARYMAEKGAFLVPTLVTYQAIREKGRAFGFNDEQFRKLDAVSDAGLQSLENAMAGKVNIGFGTDLLGDMHVHQSDEFLIRSAIQTPFEILKSATSVNAEILNRTGDLGVVAEGAYADLLLVEGNPLEDITLLTGDGCHLAMVMKDGKVMSK, from the coding sequence ATGTCGATGATTGTACTGAGTAATGTTGATATTTTTGACGGCGTTTCGCCGGAAATTATGGAAAATCACCATGTGGTCATCGCAGACGGACGCATAAAAGAAATAACGCACCGGGAAGTTCAGCTTCCCGGTGCGCATCATATTTCGGGGCAGGGTAAAACCCTGATGCCGGGATTGATAGATGCCCATTATCATGCCTGCCTGGTGCAGGTTCAGGGCTATAATATGACAACGTTACCGCCCTCTTTGCTCTATCCGGCGGCATCTAATTTACTTGAAAATTCTTTACAGCGTGGGTTTACTTCTGTGCGTGATGCGGGCGGGGCCGACTTTGGTCTGGCAGAAGCCACCCGTACCGGACTGATCAAGGGACCCCGTATTTTTTATTCCGGCCGCCCGTTGACGCAAACCGGGGGTCATGGCGAAATGCGGGCGAAGGTTCATGAAGAACCCTGCCTGTGCGCTTCACATCAGGCCCATATGGTCGCGGTCGTAGATGGTGAAGATGCGGTCCGCAAAGCCGTGCGGGAAGAGTTCCGCAAAGGCGCAGACCAGATTAAAATCATGCTTAATGGCGGGGTATCTACAGACGCGGACCCGGTATGGCTGTGTCAGTTCACGGACGATGAAATCCGGGCGGCGGTTGATGAAGCGGAACGACGGCGTTCCTATGTCATGGCCCATGTCTATCTGGACAAACAAATCCGTAAAGCCGTAGAACTTGGCATCCGTACAATGGAACATGGTAATTTCCTAACGTTGGATACCGCGCGATACATGGCGGAAAAAGGCGCATTTTTGGTGCCGACCCTGGTGACATACCAGGCGATCCGCGAAAAAGGCCGGGCCTTTGGGTTTAATGATGAGCAGTTTCGTAAACTTGATGCGGTCAGTGATGCCGGTCTGCAGTCTTTGGAAAATGCCATGGCGGGGAAAGTTAATATCGGGTTTGGCACAGACCTTCTGGGCGATATGCATGTGCATCAATCCGATGAGTTTTTGATCCGAAGCGCGATACAAACCCCGTTTGAAATTCTAAAATCGGCCACGTCGGTTAACGCTGAAATTCTGAACCGGACCGGAGACCTTGGGGTTGTGGCGGAAGGGGCGTATGCCGATCTTCTGCTGGTGGAGGGAAATCCTCTGGAAGACATCACATTGCTGACAGGAGACGGCTGTCACTTGGCGATGGTGATGAAAGACGGTAAGGTCATGTCAAAATAA
- a CDS encoding 2OG-Fe(II) oxygenase: MCPLEKLTALLDHGIAPLGQIFTPAQCQEMIKTYDTGRFRSHIHMARYNFGRGDYKYYAYPLPEAIQFLRENLYAQLVPLARLWADHTGTRGLTFPDQHSMFIRHCHTQGQKRPTPLILKYQTGDYNCLHQDLYGALYFPFQVVIQLNRPGHDFSGGEFILTETRPRRQTRAQVVPLAQGEAAVFAVNYRPEKSARGYARVTLRHGVSPLRWGTRHALGIIFHDGK, translated from the coding sequence ATGTGCCCACTCGAAAAACTTACCGCCTTGCTGGATCACGGGATTGCGCCCCTCGGCCAGATATTCACTCCTGCCCAGTGTCAGGAAATGATAAAAACTTATGATACAGGCCGGTTTCGTAGCCATATCCATATGGCACGCTATAACTTTGGGCGCGGCGACTATAAATATTACGCTTATCCCCTACCAGAGGCGATACAGTTCTTAAGGGAAAACCTTTATGCACAGCTCGTCCCCCTGGCCCGCCTATGGGCCGATCATACAGGCACCCGTGGTCTGACCTTTCCGGATCAGCACAGCATGTTCATCCGGCACTGTCATACCCAAGGTCAGAAACGCCCCACGCCGCTCATACTGAAATATCAGACGGGTGACTATAATTGCCTGCATCAGGATCTCTACGGCGCCCTGTATTTTCCATTTCAGGTGGTGATTCAGCTGAACAGGCCCGGGCATGACTTTTCAGGCGGGGAATTTATTCTCACCGAAACTCGTCCGCGTCGTCAAACCAGAGCGCAAGTCGTCCCCCTCGCCCAGGGAGAAGCCGCTGTCTTTGCTGTCAATTACCGACCAGAAAAAAGTGCCCGAGGCTATGCGCGCGTGACCTTACGTCATGGCGTCAGCCCCCTCCGCTGGGGCACCCGCCATGCCCTCGGGATCATATTTCATGATGGAAAATAA
- a CDS encoding alpha-ketoglutarate-dependent dioxygenase AlkB yields MTDLFSALRPERECLQEGVYLLPNFFDGQEVLHIVQQLLDQAPFRHMKTPGGRRMAVALTNCGTVGWISDTKGYRYSPTDPLTNTPWPPMPAALLSLARSAAEKCGYEDFRPDSCLINRYDPGSALSPHQDRNENDFSQPIISLSIGRSAMFQLYGQERGGKAVNIRLNDGDILVFGGPARLNFHGVRRLLPDAPAHMSDGRINLTLRQAL; encoded by the coding sequence ATGACCGATCTGTTTTCCGCCTTACGGCCCGAAAGAGAATGCCTGCAAGAAGGCGTTTACCTGCTGCCGAATTTTTTCGACGGGCAGGAAGTTTTGCACATTGTTCAACAGCTGCTTGACCAGGCGCCGTTCCGCCATATGAAAACACCCGGCGGGCGGCGCATGGCCGTGGCATTGACCAATTGCGGAACCGTCGGATGGATATCGGATACTAAAGGGTACCGCTATAGCCCAACCGACCCGCTAACCAATACGCCCTGGCCGCCGATGCCAGCGGCTTTATTAAGCCTCGCCCGCTCGGCGGCGGAAAAATGTGGTTATGAAGATTTTCGTCCCGACAGTTGTCTGATCAATCGCTACGACCCCGGGTCTGCGCTCAGCCCGCATCAGGATAGAAATGAGAATGACTTCTCCCAGCCGATTATCTCCCTGTCCATCGGCCGCTCTGCCATGTTTCAGCTTTATGGCCAGGAGCGCGGCGGCAAGGCAGTCAATATTCGGCTCAATGACGGCGATATTCTGGTCTTTGGCGGGCCGGCCCGGCTTAACTTTCACGGGGTACGCAGACTATTACCCGACGCCCCGGCCCATATGAGTGACGGCCGCATCAACCTGACCCTGCGTCAGGCCTTGTAA
- a CDS encoding ABC transporter permease has protein sequence MRLLSQTWVVIIMNIRSLPSRFSMSLATIFAVAAVVGVLLFFLAMGNGFRATLEGAGSDAVAVVTREGSQSEINSVLGRDQVNLIANAPGIARDDAGNPIISAELYVIVDGIKESTKTKVNLPLRGLSQAGFDLRDNVKITDGRMFSPGRNEIIVGEGVLKEFGGFSLGKKITFGKTTWEVVGIFTTGGSAFESELWADARSVQDQFRRGNSFQTMRLRLETPGDVSALQAYAKTDPRLNVKIETEANYFSTQGDAIKGYVIFGWGVSIIMGLGALAGALNTMYTSVASRAREIATLRAIGFSNVSAFMGTLVEGILLSLLGGVLGIVATYLFIDGNSAATIGASFTQVVFTFTLSPDLMVQGGWIALAIGVLGGFFPAFRAARLPVVIAFE, from the coding sequence ATGAGACTATTATCACAAACCTGGGTCGTCATTATCATGAATATCCGCAGTCTGCCGTCGCGTTTCAGCATGTCATTGGCAACCATATTTGCGGTGGCGGCGGTGGTCGGTGTACTGCTGTTCTTTCTTGCCATGGGTAACGGGTTTCGCGCCACCCTGGAAGGGGCGGGGTCAGACGCCGTGGCGGTGGTGACCCGGGAAGGGTCCCAGTCTGAAATCAACAGTGTTTTAGGACGCGATCAGGTCAACCTGATCGCCAACGCGCCTGGTATTGCGCGTGATGATGCCGGCAATCCGATCATCTCGGCGGAATTATATGTGATTGTTGATGGCATCAAAGAAAGCACAAAGACCAAGGTTAATCTGCCCCTGCGCGGTCTGTCGCAGGCAGGGTTTGATCTGCGGGATAATGTAAAGATCACGGACGGCCGCATGTTCAGTCCTGGGCGGAATGAAATTATCGTCGGCGAGGGTGTATTGAAGGAGTTTGGGGGATTTTCCCTTGGCAAGAAGATCACATTTGGTAAAACCACCTGGGAAGTGGTGGGTATTTTCACCACCGGCGGTTCTGCATTCGAGAGCGAGCTTTGGGCCGACGCCCGGTCGGTGCAGGACCAGTTCCGGCGCGGTAACAGCTTTCAGACCATGCGGCTCCGGCTGGAAACGCCAGGGGATGTCAGCGCCCTACAGGCCTATGCCAAGACTGATCCACGCCTGAATGTTAAGATTGAAACCGAAGCAAATTACTTCTCCACCCAGGGAGATGCGATTAAAGGGTATGTGATCTTTGGCTGGGGCGTAAGCATCATTATGGGGTTGGGGGCGCTCGCCGGGGCGCTGAATACCATGTACACTTCGGTTGCCAGCCGGGCGCGGGAGATTGCAACTCTCCGGGCAATCGGTTTTTCCAATGTATCGGCCTTTATGGGGACCCTGGTTGAAGGCATTCTGCTGTCCTTGCTGGGCGGCGTTCTGGGCATTGTCGCGACATACCTGTTTATTGACGGGAATAGTGCGGCCACGATTGGGGCGAGTTTCACTCAGGTGGTATTTACCTTCACCCTGTCCCCGGACCTGATGGTGCAGGGGGGCTGGATTGCCTTGGCGATCGGTGTGCTTGGCGGGTTCTTCCCCGCCTTCCGTGCAGCGCGGTTGCCTGTGGTTATTGCGTTTGAGTAG
- a CDS encoding efflux RND transporter periplasmic adaptor subunit — protein MTEKKDLLSQLTINRDDKSPDGTSLVALGVIFLIALIIGIGAGRYIWGGTSTSNYAAPEIPSQQKNTTDTVSRNSIKPAADKMVPGPTASAQSSDDAVLDASGYIIARRMATVSAELTGRIVDVLVEEGMAVKQNQKLATLDDTLAQVGLDLSKAQQKSAQARVQSARASLKEANRVLKRVESLQSSDFTSEAALTNSILNVETGQAELARALADLEAAGLDVKLKQERLNDHTVRAPFAGVVTIKNAQPGEIVAPGSAGGGFTRTGICTIVDMASLEIEADVNEAFIGRIFEGQRVEANLDAYPQWQIPARVIAIIPTADRNKATVRVRIELLVNDPRILPEMGVKMSFYKE, from the coding sequence ATGACAGAAAAAAAAGACTTATTATCGCAATTAACTATAAATCGAGATGACAAAAGCCCGGATGGGACGTCTCTTGTGGCTTTGGGGGTGATTTTTCTCATTGCCCTGATAATTGGAATTGGGGCCGGGCGCTATATCTGGGGCGGGACGTCGACGTCGAATTATGCCGCGCCCGAGATACCTTCTCAACAGAAAAACACGACAGATACTGTCTCCCGAAATTCAATCAAACCCGCTGCCGATAAGATGGTCCCGGGTCCGACGGCCAGCGCGCAATCTTCTGATGATGCCGTTCTTGATGCAAGCGGGTACATAATCGCCCGTCGCATGGCGACCGTGTCGGCGGAACTGACAGGGCGTATTGTCGACGTTCTGGTGGAAGAAGGCATGGCGGTAAAGCAGAACCAGAAACTGGCCACGCTTGATGACACGTTGGCGCAGGTGGGGCTTGATCTGTCGAAGGCCCAGCAGAAATCAGCACAGGCACGGGTACAGAGCGCCCGGGCAAGTCTCAAGGAAGCCAATCGGGTTCTGAAACGGGTCGAATCCTTGCAATCCAGCGATTTCACCAGCGAGGCGGCGCTGACCAACAGTATACTCAATGTGGAAACCGGGCAGGCTGAACTCGCTCGGGCTCTTGCCGATCTCGAAGCGGCCGGTCTGGATGTGAAATTAAAGCAGGAACGACTTAACGATCACACGGTCCGGGCGCCTTTTGCCGGGGTGGTGACCATCAAGAATGCCCAGCCGGGCGAGATTGTAGCGCCGGGATCGGCGGGAGGCGGCTTTACGCGTACCGGGATTTGTACCATTGTCGATATGGCGTCCCTGGAAATTGAAGCCGATGTCAATGAAGCCTTTATTGGACGGATTTTCGAAGGCCAACGGGTTGAAGCCAACCTTGACGCTTACCCCCAGTGGCAGATTCCAGCACGGGTGATTGCGATAATCCCGACGGCGGATCGCAATAAGGCGACCGTGCGCGTACGAATAGAATTGTTGGTGAATGACCCGCGCATTCTGCCGGAAATGGGCGTAAAAATGTCTTTTTATAAAGAGTAA
- a CDS encoding bifunctional transcriptional activator/DNA repair enzyme AdaA, with protein sequence MTDYTEKQAWKAIAERDPTYDGKLYYGVMTTGVFCRPSCSSRPAKRANMKLFTTPQAAMEAGLRPCLRCHPMDNAGGKIGRIMTKVAAYIDGHAEESLSLTLLAEKFSLSPAHLQKSFKGQFGVSPKAYQNARRLEGLKQALKDGDDISGAIYEAGYGSVSRVYEQVDGRIGMTLSAYRAGGQGERIAYAYGQTALGLLLMAATDRGVCFLHFGEEKTALRAQLEKEYPHADLVPGSAENTPELEAWIAALDHYLTAGGRSPDIPLHLNGTAFQMKVWRFLMGVPEGTVRSYSEVAEAIGAPKAIRAAASACAANNIALLVPCHRVLRRDGGLGGYRWGEERKRSLLDQERKKDRV encoded by the coding sequence ATGACCGATTATACAGAAAAACAGGCTTGGAAGGCGATCGCCGAACGTGACCCGACGTATGACGGGAAACTGTATTATGGCGTGATGACCACTGGAGTATTTTGTCGCCCGTCTTGTTCGTCCCGTCCGGCGAAACGTGCCAATATGAAGCTGTTCACTACCCCGCAGGCGGCGATGGAAGCGGGCTTGCGCCCATGTCTGCGCTGCCATCCAATGGATAATGCAGGGGGCAAGATCGGGCGTATCATGACAAAGGTCGCGGCCTATATTGATGGTCATGCCGAGGAGAGCCTGTCGCTTACCCTTCTGGCGGAGAAATTTTCCCTCAGTCCGGCGCATCTGCAGAAATCCTTTAAAGGACAGTTTGGGGTAAGCCCCAAGGCCTACCAGAATGCCCGGCGGCTCGAAGGTTTGAAACAGGCCTTGAAGGACGGCGATGATATTTCCGGTGCGATTTACGAGGCGGGGTATGGTTCGGTTAGTCGGGTCTATGAGCAGGTCGACGGGCGTATTGGCATGACGTTATCGGCTTATCGTGCCGGAGGACAGGGCGAACGCATCGCGTATGCCTATGGCCAGACGGCCTTGGGGCTGTTGCTGATGGCGGCGACGGATCGCGGGGTATGCTTTCTGCATTTCGGCGAGGAAAAAACAGCGCTCCGGGCACAGCTGGAAAAAGAATATCCCCATGCCGATCTTGTTCCGGGTTCGGCGGAAAATACGCCTGAGCTTGAGGCCTGGATTGCCGCACTTGATCATTATTTGACGGCAGGCGGCAGAAGTCCAGATATTCCCCTTCATCTCAACGGCACCGCCTTTCAGATGAAGGTCTGGCGTTTCCTGATGGGCGTGCCGGAAGGAACAGTACGGAGTTATTCGGAAGTGGCGGAAGCCATCGGGGCGCCGAAAGCGATCAGGGCGGCGGCGTCGGCCTGTGCGGCCAATAATATAGCCCTTTTGGTGCCTTGCCACAGGGTGCTGCGGCGCGATGGAGGGCTCGGGGGGTACCGCTGGGGGGAAGAGCGGAAGAGAAGCTTGCTGGATCAGGAGCGGAAGAAAGACCGGGTATAG
- a CDS encoding ABC transporter ATP-binding protein — MKKQKVESENLFELKGIAKSFTKGREVISIFKDLNMTIKRGEFLAIMGPSGSGKTTLLNMLGGVDQPTTGEVWFDGERIDSLSENGLAKWRSENIGFIFQFYNLMPMLSAARNVELPLLLTNLPKKRRSQSVDAALELVGLKDRAGHKPNEMSGGQQQRVAIARAIVSDPKMLLCDEPTGDLDRETANEILTMLQELNRDYGKTIVMVTHDPEAAKYAHKVLHLDKGDFVEKGEL; from the coding sequence ATGAAAAAACAGAAAGTCGAAAGTGAAAATTTGTTTGAGTTGAAGGGGATTGCCAAGAGTTTTACCAAAGGACGTGAGGTTATTTCGATCTTCAAAGATCTGAATATGACCATCAAGCGCGGCGAATTTCTCGCCATTATGGGACCGTCCGGGTCTGGGAAGACGACGTTGCTGAATATGCTGGGTGGTGTGGATCAGCCGACAACCGGGGAAGTCTGGTTCGACGGTGAACGGATCGACAGTCTGTCGGAAAACGGTCTTGCCAAATGGCGGTCGGAGAATATCGGATTTATCTTCCAGTTTTACAATCTGATGCCAATGTTGTCGGCGGCGCGCAATGTGGAATTGCCCTTACTGCTGACGAATTTGCCGAAAAAACGCCGGTCGCAAAGTGTTGATGCGGCGCTGGAACTGGTGGGGCTGAAGGACCGGGCCGGGCATAAACCCAATGAAATGTCTGGCGGCCAGCAACAGAGGGTGGCGATTGCCCGGGCGATTGTGTCAGACCCGAAGATGCTGCTCTGTGATGAGCCGACCGGGGACCTTGACCGGGAAACCGCCAATGAAATTCTTACCATGCTGCAGGAACTGAACCGGGATTATGGCAAAACCATTGTGATGGTAACCCATGACCCTGAAGCGGCGAAATACGCTCATAAGGTACTGCATCTGGACAAGGGCGACTTTGTGGAGAAAGGAGAGCTGTGA
- a CDS encoding lipopolysaccharide biosynthesis protein — protein sequence MASEEVPSLSQDVIRGAKWYVMMRWSIRGLGFVSSAVLARLLVPEDFGLVAMVLVIFGLVSLLFEFGVNWALIQNNKATDDHFHTAWTVRVLQSCAVAGVLAACAPLIASSYNDARLENICWIMAFGIFIRGFENIGVIKFQKDMKFAQDFAYSVAPKIISTFVTIGLAFYFRSYMALVMGTLLNSFTVVCASYIAIRFKPKFSFSKISDIWGFSQWILVSNVAKYIGTQGDVMLLSFFSTPVNIGYYKWGTELSYMTMTEIQQPFSRALMPGLAKIKDDHNRLIAAFLKALSMMAVVAVPVALGFGAVSEELIPLFLGGGDKWLPVVPLVEALVFLSMSSALYGISGSLLLITGNVKYTAYISWVQAAVMLVTLYPAYYFAGMEGVAYSRGGLGIVMFFVVSLLVTNRCNFRLQSIFSVVWRPATAGIGMFVLLTSLSDVWVLDIWMLLGVKIVIGVVFYAVALLLLWGLAGRPDTAEHQILGYIRTKLKKPSKTYKA from the coding sequence ATGGCATCAGAAGAAGTTCCCTCTTTATCACAGGATGTTATTCGTGGCGCCAAATGGTATGTCATGATGCGCTGGTCGATCAGGGGGTTGGGGTTTGTCAGCTCGGCTGTGCTGGCGAGGCTTCTGGTGCCTGAAGATTTTGGTCTGGTCGCCATGGTCTTGGTGATTTTTGGGTTGGTGTCGCTTCTGTTTGAATTCGGAGTCAACTGGGCGCTGATCCAGAATAACAAGGCGACCGATGATCATTTCCATACCGCCTGGACGGTTCGTGTTCTTCAATCCTGTGCCGTGGCTGGCGTATTAGCCGCCTGTGCGCCTCTGATTGCCAGTTCTTATAACGATGCGCGACTTGAAAATATTTGCTGGATCATGGCGTTTGGTATTTTTATCAGAGGATTTGAGAATATCGGCGTCATCAAATTTCAGAAAGATATGAAGTTTGCTCAGGATTTTGCTTACTCCGTGGCACCAAAAATCATTTCCACTTTCGTTACCATTGGTCTGGCCTTTTACTTCAGGTCTTACATGGCATTGGTCATGGGGACATTGCTCAATAGTTTCACGGTGGTTTGCGCCAGTTATATTGCCATACGCTTTAAGCCAAAATTCTCATTTTCTAAGATTTCTGATATATGGGGATTTTCGCAATGGATTTTGGTCAGTAATGTGGCGAAATACATTGGAACGCAGGGTGACGTTATGCTGCTGTCGTTTTTCTCTACGCCGGTAAATATCGGGTATTATAAATGGGGAACGGAATTGTCATATATGACAATGACCGAGATCCAGCAACCCTTCTCCAGAGCTTTGATGCCGGGGCTTGCTAAAATCAAAGATGATCATAACCGTCTTATTGCGGCTTTTTTAAAAGCCTTGAGTATGATGGCGGTTGTCGCCGTGCCGGTGGCATTGGGTTTTGGGGCAGTGTCAGAAGAACTTATCCCGCTATTTTTGGGGGGGGGCGATAAATGGCTGCCGGTTGTACCTCTGGTTGAAGCTCTTGTTTTTCTTTCCATGAGCTCGGCGTTGTACGGCATATCCGGGAGTTTATTGCTTATCACCGGGAATGTGAAATATACAGCCTATATTTCCTGGGTTCAGGCTGCGGTGATGTTGGTAACCCTGTATCCGGCATATTACTTTGCAGGTATGGAAGGCGTTGCATATTCAAGAGGAGGTCTCGGGATTGTCATGTTCTTCGTTGTCAGCTTGTTGGTGACAAATCGATGTAACTTCAGACTACAGAGCATTTTCAGCGTTGTATGGCGCCCGGCGACGGCCGGAATAGGTATGTTCGTGCTCTTGACGTCGCTATCTGATGTTTGGGTGCTGGATATCTGGATGTTGCTTGGGGTCAAGATCGTTATTGGCGTCGTTTTCTATGCGGTTGCCCTCTTGTTGTTATGGGGGCTTGCCGGGCGACCAGATACCGCAGAACATCAAATTCTGGGCTATATCAGGACCAAGTTAAAAAAACCGTCAAAGACTTACAAGGCCTGA
- a CDS encoding peptidylprolyl isomerase produces MRNLFLSSVLTMLISLFAMGASWASETVKLIMTTSAGEVMLELYPEAAPTTVSNFLKYVDGGHYEGGEFYRVVRDDNQAQNNIKIGVIQGGMGMDVTDAPFPAIAHETTQDSGLLHKDGVISMARNQPGTATSEFFICVKDQPSLDFGGMRNPDGQGFAAFGKVTGGMDIVRKIQKMNTIQPKSAELEYTSGQILIAPVVIQTIKRVE; encoded by the coding sequence ATGCGTAATCTGTTTCTGTCGAGTGTGTTGACCATGTTGATAAGTCTGTTCGCCATGGGGGCCTCCTGGGCGTCTGAAACTGTCAAGCTGATCATGACGACGTCCGCCGGTGAGGTTATGCTTGAGCTCTATCCTGAAGCTGCCCCGACGACGGTGTCTAATTTCCTTAAATATGTTGATGGCGGCCATTATGAAGGGGGCGAATTCTATCGGGTCGTCCGCGACGATAATCAGGCCCAGAACAACATTAAGATTGGCGTTATTCAAGGGGGCATGGGAATGGATGTCACGGATGCGCCTTTCCCGGCTATCGCGCATGAGACGACACAGGATAGCGGTCTGCTCCATAAGGATGGTGTGATTTCAATGGCCCGGAATCAACCAGGCACGGCAACTTCGGAGTTCTTTATCTGTGTTAAGGATCAGCCCAGCCTCGATTTTGGTGGCATGCGCAATCCTGATGGCCAGGGATTTGCCGCATTCGGCAAGGTTACCGGCGGTATGGATATTGTCCGTAAAATACAGAAAATGAACACCATACAGCCAAAAAGTGCAGAGCTAGAATATACCAGCGGGCAGATTCTGATTGCGCCTGTGGTTATTCAAACCATCAAACGCGTTGAATAA